The genome window CCCCACCTACTGTTAAATCGTTgtgttgttaattaattaagaataGTGTCCAATGGTTTTGCCAGTGCAACATTCCATCTAACCTCCGAACGAGAGAAGTAAGTCATCAATAAGTCATAGCACTAGATTCCATCTTCGTAGATCACTGAATGATTGTTAGCATTAAGAGCAGTTGAAATCCATTTTCTTTCATGACTCAAGTTGGTCTAGAAAATTTGTcatcatgaaaataatttccaccgttcacagaaaaaaattccgaatacAGTTGAGGTTATGTTTGTTTAATCCCTTGAACATTTCTTAACCTTCTGTCTATACTTTTAAAATCTATATTTTTCCAATGGATtagataaatcaatttttcttgcTGTCCGATTAATCCTCAGACTTTTCTTTAATTATGTTACAAAGTCCATTCATCTTCACTTTCTGTATTTacttatcaaaaaatttgatttgtcTTTGGCAGGGGAGGATAACCATAATGTCGAGGTCATCATCCCAGTGTGACCAGGTGGCTTCATACATGGATGGAGTTAACGTGAAGATCGCTGAGGCCTACAAGCCACCGAGAAAATTCGGACTGCCTGCTGCTTATAATAACAAGTTCCCTGATGTTTCCAAGCTAACTTATGATTTTAGCTTGGAGAGATCTGTTCTGGAAAAGGTAATTCCCTAGCAATTCTCATAGCAATATTCTCTCTTTCACACTTTTTTCTTGTTAAACATTttccttaaaaaaatcatgttgATTCATCCATTATCATTCCTCCTGTCATACTCTGAAGGTTTATTCTATCATTCTAGGTGACAGAATGGCGTAAAGCTAGACTAGCCAATGCCGAGGCCCGAAAGGCGCGCcttgagaggagaaaaaaaagggagagtGAATTGTCAATGGCATCTCCAGCCTCTCCAGAGGACACTATGATTCCACTGCCAGTTAAAGTGGCGCCCGCACCGGAGGCAACAATTCTCACGCCTCAGCCTTTATCCCCACCCCACAATGATCTACATAACATCGATATTAATGTTAAATATAATAGGCTTAATTATGAGGACTTTTATAATGACACAAGCAGTCCCTTCGATAATGTTGAACTGAAGACGATCAATGATATGGAGGAGCTGGCGCAAGTGCTGCAGTCTAATACTCAATGGACACCTGCACCTAAGATTGAGACTATTCTGAAGGAGTTGAGCATTGAGGCGTGTCCGGAGGAGAAAAAGGACGAAGAAGATAAGGCTGATGATGATGAGACGATACTAGGGGACGAGAAATGTAgaaatatttccattattGTAGAAGAACTGCAAAGGACTCTGCAGGACAGACCCTGCGTGGATGTAAGTTTTTAGCCTtgtgtttattttattatttgaatgattatttcattgaatttgtttatattttttctgccGTTAATTTTCGTTGTTCAATTTACTTTCAATGGCAATATCTTCATTCATGATCTGTTATTTTATTCTGTGAACAGAACTGGAAACCCTGGCCAGACCTGGAAAGCCCAGACCCCGAAACAACTCCGGAGGCGAAAAAGTCACCACTTACTGTCCAAACTCCCTCCACTCTACCCAATCCCCTCCCAGAACTATCTGAGCCCGACCAGCAGCTAGCTAAACATCTCAGTGACATGGGTTTTTCCCTGTCCAGATCGGCGAGAGCAATCAAGAATCTGGGAAGTACAGATAACAAAAGAGTCATTGAGTATCTGCTAGGCATTCAATCACTCGAAGAATCGGGAATGCCCGGGGATGAGGCAGAGAAGGCAATGGATGCGGCCCAGCATGATCCTGAGAAGGCTAAAAAATACCACGAAGACCTCTGCACGTTGAAGGATCTTGGCTTCCCTGAGGACGAGGCCTCTAAGGCGCTAGTCAAATGTGACATTGACAGGGATAAAGCTCTCGATTTTCTCTGTGCGTAactaatttttatatattctaaataataaattataggtGATGAGGTGAAGTCATTGAAGCAGAgagtgattttattatttttgtgcgCTGAAAACTCATTGAGGAATTACTGTGGAAGGATATTTTAGCCTGCGACTATTTTTGGAACTGATAGCTTCGAGGAGACTAAAGTTTTATTGAAGAAAATACAAAACCAAGATTATTCTTGAAATATATCTACAGTTGTACAATGTACAGCGAAATGTTGGGGATTCTGTtgtcttcaataattttctgcaAATTTCTTCTGTTAGCAAATGCTGAAAGAAACGAAATCTCCTCAATTCCAAATCCTCAAACGATGTCTACgttattttacaaaatatcTAAACTAAGAAAATGAAGGGAAACTCAATTGACAGCACTGGCAGCTGTTAAGAtttgcatttaaaaaataacttatACATTCTCCTCTAAACTTCATCCAACATATTTGCGAAAAACACCCCCTTCCCACTTCTTCATCAAAAATAGAACTAAAAACTAgaaatgatatattttttataattgaataaaattcatttgacgTTCAATTGTTGCAATTATCTTTCGAAGATATTCCACTAgaaataaattacaaaaaaaataattttcgaaaaagaaaatgaatattttaaacATCGTTCTGAGTTTGTtacaatttattgaattttcttgaaCATGGAAGGACGATGATTTCCTCagcaatttcaataaatacatAAGTTGATTAGTCTCTAAGGCTGAAACGATAACATCGCTTTGCATTTGTACATTTTGGTGACAATCttgtatataaataaattcctaaacatttaaaaatcaacGATCTAGATATTCAAAacgatttgattttttcttaaattaaaatagtctctaggaaaatataatttctttCAATCTCCGGAATATATGAATTTCTGTTAACAAGGATAATTTTTCCactatttgaatttaattaacaacgCCAGGTGAGGACTTTAATTCCATGGGAGATAAAGTCGAAGGTTTGTGTACACTTTTGAGAGCAGAATAGTAGAACGATGAGGAGGGCGACCTCCTCGCTTGCGCCGACAATCACCCAGGCGTCTGTGAATATCGGCTGGCGGCACTGATTACTTAAGCAGATGCTTATTGGACCATTGAATAAAACATTGTGGAAGATGTCAGGTTGCGGGCATATCGAGCTGTTGAGATAGATTTCATAACTTTGGAGAGGGAAAacaaacgaagaaaaaaaaatattaattggaTTCGATTGTGCATGTGAGTATTTTTTGGTAATCATTGATGGTAAAACGGTCTCGAAGGTCAAACTATCCTTAAGAGCGTTTGGAGTTGACCCACATCTGACTCTTAATCTGATATTTTATTGAGACTTATTAGATGCTCATTCGGTCATCAAATTTTAACTTCATTCTCGACCCCCAACGCCAATCATTGTCAAGACTCGTTGGACCCTCAAGTCCATTTTACCCTTCTCCCTCAAGCCAACACCCAATTGATATTTTGACCTCATTACTCACTTATTTTCGAACAATGTTCTCAACGACAATTCCCACAACGAGGCAGGCTCCTTGCTGTCCGCGCTGAAAACTCTGATTACCTGTCTTGGTAATCTAATGATTGCAGCGTCGTCAGAGTTCTTCTCTGAACTTAAATCGACATGGAGTTGAATCCTATGATTGGGCCTCATCTCCGTGATGTTTCTGAAAGAAGAGAGGTCTTGAGTAACTGGCGGCCATTCTATACAAATTCTACTAACAGATTCCTGGAAAAGCAACTTTTCCCATCGTCCCATCCCATCTCCAGGAATTGACAGAGAAGGGGATAGCTGATGTAGTTCATGTTCGGGTTGCAGTTGAAGTAAATCATCGTGGGAGACATGAAGGAGTTTAAGGGTAAGTGTTTCAATCTGGAAGAACAGAATTTGATTCAGTAATTAAAGAACAGgggcatttaattatttttcatttccctaatcatgaaaaaatgcGATCGAGGAATCGTATTGGAACGTTTCTCATCTCCTTTTACTACTTTGCAagccattttttattattataaaacCTCATCTCCTCGAACCATCCCAGTATGAAGTTTCCAACGTAAACAATGAATGTCGTGGATTCGTTTCGATGAATAGAAAAAGTTCTACActcatttatgaaaaataaaccatTTCCGCTAGTCAGTATTGATTCACGTTAACGTTagagttgaaaataaatataaaattacctGTTTGAGCACACAGAAACAATTTCAAGTGACGGAGCTAGCGTCAAGCGATTCGGTAATTCCTCCAGGCAATTATTGTCTATCAACAACCTTTGGAGTTTTTTCAGTGAGCCCAACCACTCTGGGAGGGTAACGAAATTATTTCCACACAGCGAGAGTTTCTCCAGCTcgacaaaattttcaatatctgTCAAAATCTCcagtttattattcaataaactaCTGATTGATATATGTCCGTGGAAACAGTacgattcattaattaaaattcattaaaaccaGAGCAATTCCTTAAGagagaaataatatttacCTAAAGGCAGTTGGCTCAACGAATTGTCATCAAGAATCAACTCCCTCAGTGTTTTCAATCTCGTGACTCCCTCGGGCACAGTCCTCAGATCATTATCACTCAAATCAAGGACTTTCAATCGTTCCATTACTCCAAACTCTTCAGGTAAATTTTTTAACTTATTCCCAGATAAATACAAGTTCGTTAAGTTTGTCAATTGATAAATCCAACTAGGTATCACAGTTATACGATTTTCCTTCAAATACAATTCTTCAACTTTACTTCCCCAGTCTCTCAACGCAATCGGAAGATTCGTTATTCCTCGAAAATTCCAGTGGAGAATTCTCTTTTCCCTCATTTCTTCAATCAAATCACTCTCATGCTGATCCATTTCTCTTCATCGTTGCACGAGCACTGCTTCGAGCTTTCCTGGGTTGACACAGAAAGGCTATTACCGCATCGCGGGGTAAAATTAACTGGGTCAATGTCACGGTAACTCGACTCAATAGCCGCGTTGTAAGGGGCAGTCTTCTTGctttcattttgtttattcCTTTATTTATTCTCGGGAACATTTTAACTTCACACCAATCCAATCCAcgtttgtttattcatttatttttatttcctccgaGGGATAGGTTAATGTTTTCATGGGATGGACATACTGCTGGTCATTCACTGTAGTATTGATTTTATGGGAGCGAGGAAAGAGAACGGCGATGGATTTACAACGGGGTGAATGTGAATTGATATAGATTATCACTCTCCaggggagaaaaaatcgaatttgaaATAAGCGCTTTGGAGGGGCGGGGAAAATAGGCGCATGTGCGTCACTTCTGGGCCTTAACGGGGCAACGGCACCTCTGGGTCTATATAATTTATGTATTTGTTTCTCCTATAATTGTTAAGATATGAGAAATTACTTCAGGGCCtgcaaaaatgaataatggaGACCCTGAGGTAATTTTactgatgaaaattaataaatgcaagagcaacattttttaaatctctcattaaaaaaaatgaaacatagAATGGGCTAATGTTTATTATCATAGAGTAATATAATCATTATTGAAATGAACAATATCTAAGATGACACATgtagttgaagaaaaaaaactgttgGGATCGAGTCTTTCTTTTCGTATGCGATGTTGAATACCTGTTAATCCCTGAAGTTTATGGATAAAATGTCATCGcatagaaataattgaaatatgagAGAGAAAAGCTCATAGTGAAAGCACATATGACAGTCCAATTCC of Diachasmimorpha longicaudata isolate KC_UGA_2023 chromosome 3, iyDiaLong2, whole genome shotgun sequence contains these proteins:
- the LOC135160447 gene encoding leucine-rich repeat-containing protein 28-like isoform X2, which produces MDQHESDLIEEMREKRILHWNFRGITNLPIALRDWGSKVEELYLKENRITVIPSWIYQLTNLTNLYLSGNKLKNLPEEFGVMERLKVLDLSDNDLRTVPEGVTRLKTLRELILDDNSLSQLPLDIENFVELEKLSLCGNNFVTLPEWLGSLKKLQRLLIDNNCLEELPNRLTLAPSLEIVSVCSNRLKHLPLNSFMSPTMIYFNCNPNMNYISYPLLCQFLEMGWDDGKSCFSRNLNITEMRPNHRIQLHVDLSSEKNSDDAAIIRLPRQVIRVFSADSKEPASLWELSLRTLFENNSICPQPDIFHNVLFNGPISICLSNQCRQPIFTDAWVIVGASEEVALLIVLLFCSQKCTQTFDFISHGIKVLTWRC
- the LOC135160447 gene encoding leucine-rich repeat-containing protein 28-like isoform X1, producing MDQHESDLIEEMREKRILHWNFRGITNLPIALRDWGSKVEELYLKENRITVIPSWIYQLTNLTNLYLSGNKLKNLPEEFGVMERLKVLDLSDNDLRTVPEGVTRLKTLRELILDDNSLSQLPLDIENFVELEKLSLCGNNFVTLPEWLGSLKKLQRLLIDNNCLEELPNRLTLAPSLEIVSVCSNRLKHLPLNSFMSPTMIYFNCNPNMNYISYPLLCQFLEMGWDDGKSCFSRNLNITEMRPNHRIQLHVDLSSEKNSDDAAIIRLPRQVIRVFSADSKEPASLWELSLRTLFENNYEIYLNSSICPQPDIFHNVLFNGPISICLSNQCRQPIFTDAWVIVGASEEVALLIVLLFCSQKCTQTFDFISHGIKVLTWRC
- the LOC135160446 gene encoding uncharacterized protein LOC135160446, encoding MSRSSSQCDQVASYMDGVNVKIAEAYKPPRKFGLPAAYNNKFPDVSKLTYDFSLERSVLEKVTEWRKARLANAEARKARLERRKKRESELSMASPASPEDTMIPLPVKVAPAPEATILTPQPLSPPHNDLHNIDINVKYNRLNYEDFYNDTSSPFDNVELKTINDMEELAQVLQSNTQWTPAPKIETILKELSIEACPEEKKDEEDKADDDETILGDEKCRNISIIVEELQRTLQDRPCVDNWKPWPDLESPDPETTPEAKKSPLTVQTPSTLPNPLPELSEPDQQLAKHLSDMGFSLSRSARAIKNLGSTDNKRVIEYLLGIQSLEESGMPGDEAEKAMDAAQHDPEKAKKYHEDLCTLKDLGFPEDEASKALVKCDIDRDKALDFLCA